The following are from one region of the Nicotiana tomentosiformis chromosome 7, ASM39032v3, whole genome shotgun sequence genome:
- the LOC104104065 gene encoding protein NUCLEAR FUSION DEFECTIVE 6, mitochondrial-like isoform X4: MAFAAARSIFRSPSVRNAASKIASEAKAARSPFRTASRTPLSNRIFRCPAELSACVESLQPYHTATASALMTSMLTDSLRSYSWLSEGG, encoded by the exons ATGGCCTTCGCCGCCGCTAGATCCATTTTCCGGTCACCGTCCGTGCGCAATGCCGCATCAAAGATAGCGTCGGAGGCTAAAGCAGCTCGATCTCCATTTCGCACGGCTTCTAGAACTCCTCTTTCCAATCGCATCTTTAG GTGTCCTGCTGAGTTGAGCGCTTGTGTGGAGTCACTGCAACCATACCACACTGCTACAGCTTCGGCTTTGATGACTTCCATGCTTACTGACTCTCTCCGTAGTTACAGTTGGCTTTCCGAAG GGGGTTGA
- the LOC104104065 gene encoding protein NUCLEAR FUSION DEFECTIVE 6, mitochondrial-like isoform X1, whose protein sequence is MAFAAARSIFRSPSVRNAASKIASEAKAARSPFRTASRTPLSNRIFRCPAELSACVESLQPYHTATASALMTSMLTDSLRSYSWLSEVCDNDTLSVTCPQGVEATLSFRLAIEVAICRVYLLS, encoded by the exons ATGGCCTTCGCCGCCGCTAGATCCATTTTCCGGTCACCGTCCGTGCGCAATGCCGCATCAAAGATAGCGTCGGAGGCTAAAGCAGCTCGATCTCCATTTCGCACGGCTTCTAGAACTCCTCTTTCCAATCGCATCTTTAG GTGTCCTGCTGAGTTGAGCGCTTGTGTGGAGTCACTGCAACCATACCACACTGCTACAGCTTCGGCTTTGATGACTTCCATGCTTACTGACTCTCTCCGTAGTTACAGTTGGCTTTCCGAAG TTTGCGATAATGACACATTATCAGTTACCTGTCCTCAGGGGGTTGAAGCTACGCTATCATTCAGACTTGCCATTGAAGTAGCTATTTGCAGGGTTTATTTGTTATCTTAA
- the LOC104104065 gene encoding protein NUCLEAR FUSION DEFECTIVE 6, mitochondrial-like isoform X2, translating to MAFAAARSIFRSPSVRNAASKIASEAKAARSPFRTASRTPLSNRIFRCPAELSACVESLQPYHTATASALMTSMLTDSLRSYSWLSEGVDKTR from the exons ATGGCCTTCGCCGCCGCTAGATCCATTTTCCGGTCACCGTCCGTGCGCAATGCCGCATCAAAGATAGCGTCGGAGGCTAAAGCAGCTCGATCTCCATTTCGCACGGCTTCTAGAACTCCTCTTTCCAATCGCATCTTTAG GTGTCCTGCTGAGTTGAGCGCTTGTGTGGAGTCACTGCAACCATACCACACTGCTACAGCTTCGGCTTTGATGACTTCCATGCTTACTGACTCTCTCCGTAGTTACAGTTGGCTTTCCGAAG GCGTTGACAAGACTAGATGA
- the LOC104104096 gene encoding uncharacterized protein At4g28440-like, which yields MATAAAPSTAATTEKKKPVFVKVDSLKPGTHGHNLMVKVVQSNTVKGTGGAGRGGRSSGSLNSRGPARLAECLVGDDTGSILFTARNEQVDMMKPDATVILRNAKIDMFKGSMRLAVDKWGRVEVTEPADFGVNEENNLSLVEYELVNVEE from the exons ATGGCAACCGCGGCGGCACCGAGTACGGCAGCTACTACAGAAAAGAAGAAGCCGGTTTTTGTGAAAGTGGATAGCTTAAAGCCAGGTACACATGGACACAACTTGATGGTTAAGGTTGTTCAATCGAATACCGTCAAAGGCACTGGCGGCGCCGGCCGAGGTGGCAGATCATCGGGGTCGCTGAATTCCCGTGGTCCAGCTCGTCTCGCCGAGTGCCTTGTCGGTGATGATACCGGTTCCATCCTCTTCACTGCCCGTAATGAACAGG TTGATATGATGAAGCCCGATGCCACTGTGATTCTCCGTAATGCAAAGATAGACATGTTCAAAGGTTCAATGCGACTTGCAGTAGACAAATGGGGTCGTGTTGAGGTTACTGAACCAGCTGATTTTGGTGTTAACGAGGAGAACAACCTATCTTTGGTAGAGTATGAGCTGGTGAACGTAGAAGAGTAG
- the LOC104104065 gene encoding protein NUCLEAR FUSION DEFECTIVE 6, mitochondrial-like isoform X3 — MAFAAARSIFRSPSVRNAASKIASEAKAARSPFRTASRTPLSNRIFRCPAELSACVESLQPYHTATASALMTSMLTDSLRSYSWLSEAQNEDV, encoded by the exons ATGGCCTTCGCCGCCGCTAGATCCATTTTCCGGTCACCGTCCGTGCGCAATGCCGCATCAAAGATAGCGTCGGAGGCTAAAGCAGCTCGATCTCCATTTCGCACGGCTTCTAGAACTCCTCTTTCCAATCGCATCTTTAG GTGTCCTGCTGAGTTGAGCGCTTGTGTGGAGTCACTGCAACCATACCACACTGCTACAGCTTCGGCTTTGATGACTTCCATGCTTACTGACTCTCTCCGTAGTTACAGTTGGCTTTCCGAAG CCCAAAATGAAGATGTGTGA